One segment of Cololabis saira isolate AMF1-May2022 chromosome 9, fColSai1.1, whole genome shotgun sequence DNA contains the following:
- the LOC133451168 gene encoding prostaglandin G/H synthase 1-like codes for MKDCSLLSTCVFLLLLLEITASSGDTRVVNPCCHYPCQNTGVCVRIGTESYSCDCTRTGFYGENCSLPELWTRVRLMLKPSPKAVHFILTHFQWFWDVINNSFLQDTFMRLVLTVRSDLIPSPPTYNSKYGYLSWESYNNLSYYTRLLPPVPEDCPLPMGTKGKPVLPDPKELTEKFFKRRQFRPDPQGTNLMFAFMAQHFTHQFFKTDHKFEAGFTRALGHGVDASNIYGEDLERQHQLRLHEDGKLKHQLIDGEMYPPTVAEVPVHMVYPESFPNEQRLAIGQEVFGLLPGLTMYATMWLREHNRVCDILKVEHPTWDDEQLYQTTRLIIIGEIIKIIIEEYVQHLSGYLLKLKFDPSLLFNARFQYSNRIALEFCQLYHWHPLMPDSFLIDGDEIPFSQFLYNTSILLHYGVEKLVDAFSRQPAGQVCGGHNSHAAVLSVAEKVIRESRATRVQPFNEYRKRFNLKPYTSFYEFSDDKEIAQGLEEVYGDIDALEFYPGILLEKTRPDSIFGESMVEMGAPFSLKGLLGNPICSPHYWKPSTFGGETGFNIVKTSTLKKLVCLNTKWCPYVDFHVPRNEEERKPRKPSTEL; via the exons ATGAAAG ACTGCAGCCTCCTCTCCACCTGCGTGTTCCTGCTTCTGCTGCTGGAGATCACAGCGTCTTCTGGTGACACACGTGTTG TGAATCCCTGTTGTCACTACCCATGTCAAAACACGGGAGTGTGTGTTCGAATCGGCACAGAAAGCTACAGCTGTGACTGCACTCGCACAGGCTTCTATGGAGAAAACTGCAGCCTTC CGGAGCTGTGGACCAGAGTTCGTCTCATGCTTAAGCCCAGTCCCAAGGCGGTTCACTTCATCCTCACTCATTTCCAGTGGTTTTGGGACGTCATCAACAACAGCTTCCTGCAAGACACCTTCATGAGATTAGTGCTGACAG TCAGAAGTGACCTTATTCCAAGCCCTCCGACCTACAATAGTAAATATGGATACCTGAGCTGGGAGTCCTACAACAACCTGTCCTACTACACccgcctcctccctcccgtTCCTGAAGACTGCCCTCTGCCAATGGGGACTAAAG GCAAACCCGTTCTTCCTGACCCCAAAGAGTTGACTGAGAAATTTTTCAAGAGAAGGCAATTCAGGCCGGATCCTCAGGGAACCAATTTGATGTTTGCCTTCATGGCTCAACACTTCACGCACCAGTTCTTCAAGACGGATCACAAATTTGAAGCCGGATTCACGAGGGCTTTAGGTCATGGG GTGGATGCAAGCAATATATACGGAGAGGACCTTGAACGACAGCATCAACTTCGGCTACATGAAGATGGAAAGCTGAAACATCAG CTGATCGACGGTGAGATGTACCCCCCTACGGTCGCTGAGGTCCCTGTGCATATGGTCTACCCTGAAAGTTTCCCCAATGAACAACGGCTGGCCATTGGTCAGGAGGTGTTTGGCCTCCTCCCAGGTCTCACGATGTACGCCACCATGTGGCTCAGGGAGCACAACAGAGTCTGTGACATCCTCAAGGTGGAACATCCCACCTGGGACGATGAGCAGCTCTACCAGACCACAAGACTCATCATCATCG GTGAGATCATCAAGATTATAATAGAAGAGTATGTGCAGCACCTGAGTGGCTACCTACTGAAGCTGAAGTTCGACCCTTCCCTGCTCTTCAACGCGCGCTTTCAGTACAGTAATCGCATCGCTCTGGAGTTCTGCCAGCTCTACCACTGGCACCCGCTGATGCCAGACAGCTTTCTCATTGATGGAGATGAAATCCCCTTCTCCCAGTTCTTATACAACACCTCCATCCTCTTGCATTATGGCGTGGAGAAGCTGGTTGATGCTTTTTCTCGACAACCCGCGGGTCAG GTGTGCGGGGGTCACAACTCTCATGCAGCGGTGCTCAGTGTGGCAGAAAAGGTCATCAGAGAGTCCAGAGCCACACGTGTGCAGCCTTTCAATGAATACAGAAAGAGGTTCAACCTGAAGCCATACACCTCCTTCTATGAATTCTCTG ACGATAAAGAAATAGCTCAAGGTTTAGAGGAAGTCTATGGGGATATAGATGCTCTGGAGTTTTACCCCGGTATCCTGCTGGAGAAAACTCGTCCTGACAGTATATTTGGTGAGAGCATGGTGGAGATGGGCGCTCCCTTCTCCCTGAAAGGTCTGCTGGGAAACCCCATCTGCTCCCCTCACTACTGGAAGCCCAGCACCTTCGGCGGAGAGACGGGTTTCAATATCGTCAAAACTTCTACTTTGAAGAAGCTGGTATGTCTCAACACCAAGTGGTGTCCATACGTGGATTTCCACGTCCCACGGaatgaggaagaaagaaaaccgAGGAAACCCTCAACTGAACTTTGA